One Rhodospirillaceae bacterium genomic region harbors:
- the purE gene encoding 5-(carboxyamino)imidazole ribonucleotide mutase, whose amino-acid sequence MSTAVVGIIMGSQSDWSTMSHAADILDKLDIPYEKRIVSAHRTPDRLTEYAKTARDRGLKVIIAGAGGAAHLPGMTAAMTPLPVLGVPVESKALSGMDSLLSIAQMPGGVPVGTLAIGVPGAKNAALLSAAILALADDSIAERLDAWRTAQTDAVADAPSSKA is encoded by the coding sequence ATGAGTACTGCTGTTGTCGGGATTATAATGGGAAGCCAGTCTGACTGGTCGACCATGAGCCATGCCGCAGATATCCTGGATAAACTCGACATTCCCTATGAGAAACGCATCGTTTCGGCGCACCGCACGCCGGATCGCCTGACCGAATATGCAAAAACGGCCCGGGATCGTGGTTTGAAGGTTATCATTGCCGGCGCTGGTGGCGCGGCTCATCTGCCCGGCATGACCGCGGCCATGACCCCCCTGCCCGTGCTGGGTGTGCCCGTTGAAAGCAAGGCCCTCAGCGGCATGGACAGCCTTCTGTCGATTGCCCAAATGCCAGGTGGCGTTCCCGTTGGCACTCTGGCGATTGGCGTGCCCGGGGCAAAGAACGCGGCGCTGCTTTCAGCCGCTATTCTGGCGCTCGCTGATGACAGTATTGCGGAACGCTTGGATGCCTGGCGGACGGCCCAAACAGATGCGGTGGCTGACGCCCCCTCTTCTAAAGCCTAA
- a CDS encoding YdcH family protein produces MSDTDDSQKKIQDKVAALELEHRDLDDVISNLESQGEFDQLKLSRLKKRKLMLKDQIASLRDNLFPDIIA; encoded by the coding sequence ATGTCCGACACCGATGACTCTCAAAAGAAGATCCAAGACAAGGTTGCAGCCTTAGAGCTCGAGCACCGGGATTTGGATGACGTTATCAGCAACCTGGAGAGCCAGGGCGAGTTTGACCAACTCAAGTTGTCACGCCTGAAAAAGCGGAAACTGATGTTGAAAGATCAGATTGCGTCGCTGCGAGATAATCTGTTTCCGGATATTATCGCCTAG
- a CDS encoding YdcH family protein, giving the protein MGTDARLETLKMKHEKLDHEIEAEENRPSPDQATVHAMKKQKLRLKDELHRISG; this is encoded by the coding sequence ATGGGTACGGATGCTCGTCTGGAAACATTGAAAATGAAGCATGAAAAACTCGATCATGAGATCGAAGCAGAAGAAAACAGGCCATCTCCCGATCAAGCAACGGTCCATGCCATGAAGAAGCAAAAGCTTCGACTTAAAGATGAACTCCATCGAATATCTGGATAA
- a CDS encoding DUF1013 domain-containing protein, producing the protein MALPLMPKATAVWLVDNTTLNFDQIAEFTGMHELEIQAIADGEVAVGIVGVDPTTTGQLSADEIKRGEENESYRLKLSKSDIPKPTARGKGARYTPVSKRQERPDAIAWLLRHHPELKDSQVSRLLGTTKPTINSIRDRTHWNIQNIKPQNPITLGLCSEPDLQKALLLAAKRAKKAGIEPPKPEPLPEEELTPVAKKAPAAPEVTAENLFRPSTQEN; encoded by the coding sequence ATGGCTTTGCCGTTGATGCCAAAAGCGACAGCCGTCTGGCTGGTCGATAATACGACGCTTAACTTTGATCAGATTGCCGAGTTTACCGGCATGCACGAGCTTGAAATTCAGGCCATCGCCGACGGCGAAGTTGCTGTTGGTATTGTTGGTGTAGATCCAACGACCACTGGTCAACTGTCTGCAGATGAAATCAAACGTGGCGAAGAAAATGAGTCTTACAGACTCAAGCTGAGCAAATCTGATATTCCGAAGCCTACAGCCCGCGGCAAAGGCGCACGCTACACACCTGTTTCAAAACGCCAAGAGCGACCAGATGCCATTGCGTGGTTATTGCGTCATCACCCTGAATTGAAGGACTCACAAGTCTCACGTTTACTGGGCACAACAAAACCGACAATCAATTCTATTCGAGATCGTACCCACTGGAACATTCAAAATATTAAACCTCAGAACCCCATTACACTCGGGTTGTGCTCCGAGCCGGACCTTCAGAAAGCCCTGCTGCTCGCTGCAAAGCGCGCGAAAAAAGCAGGCATAGAGCCACCCAAGCCGGAGCCTTTGCCAGAAGAAGAGCTAACACCGGTAGCTAAAAAAGCTCCCGCCGCACCAGAAGTCACAGCCGAAAACTTGTTCCGGCCAAGCACCCAGGAAAATTAA
- a CDS encoding NAD(P)H-quinone oxidoreductase, whose amino-acid sequence MNNQVMNCVEISESGGPDVLVMGQRSIPTPDRNQILIEVAAAGVNRPDVFQRLGQYPAPDGASDIPGLEVSGIVHSIGSDVVGLKVGDSVCALLTGGGYAEFAIADTGSCLKIPSNISLIEAAALPETTFTVWHNVFELGQLLATDSVLIHGGSSGIGTTAIQMAKAHGSEVIVTAGSDEKCQACLDLGADIAINYKNQDFVEVIRNRPQKGVNVILDMVGGDYVPRNLKCLRPDGRLVFIAFLGGSKSEVDFMQVMLKRLTITGSTLRARSANFKTGIADSIRKTVWPWVEGGHYRPRIDCILPLSKASEAHALMENSGHIGKILLRTKDN is encoded by the coding sequence ATGAATAATCAGGTCATGAACTGCGTCGAAATCTCTGAGTCTGGAGGCCCGGACGTGTTAGTCATGGGGCAACGCTCTATTCCAACACCTGATCGCAACCAGATCTTAATCGAAGTCGCTGCCGCTGGCGTGAACCGTCCAGACGTCTTTCAGCGCCTCGGGCAATACCCAGCGCCGGACGGCGCGTCGGACATTCCAGGGCTAGAAGTCTCTGGCATCGTTCATTCGATCGGTTCAGATGTGGTGGGACTTAAAGTCGGCGACTCTGTCTGCGCCTTATTGACGGGCGGCGGCTATGCCGAATTTGCGATCGCGGACACAGGGTCTTGCCTGAAGATACCGAGCAACATCAGTCTCATAGAAGCAGCAGCCCTTCCCGAGACAACTTTTACAGTGTGGCATAACGTATTTGAGCTTGGGCAACTCTTAGCCACCGATTCAGTTCTTATCCACGGCGGCTCTAGCGGCATAGGAACGACCGCGATCCAAATGGCGAAAGCCCACGGCAGTGAGGTCATTGTCACAGCCGGGTCAGATGAAAAATGCCAAGCCTGCCTCGATTTAGGCGCAGACATAGCCATAAATTACAAAAACCAGGACTTTGTAGAGGTTATCAGAAACCGCCCGCAAAAAGGTGTCAACGTCATCTTGGATATGGTCGGTGGGGATTATGTTCCGCGCAATCTGAAATGCCTCAGACCAGACGGACGCCTCGTGTTTATCGCCTTTCTTGGCGGTTCAAAATCTGAAGTTGATTTTATGCAGGTCATGCTCAAACGGCTCACCATCACGGGATCGACTTTACGGGCCAGATCAGCGAATTTTAAAACTGGAATTGCTGATTCCATCAGAAAAACCGTCTGGCCGTGGGTCGAAGGCGGTCACTACAGACCCAGAATCGACTGTATTCTGCCACTTTCTAAGGCATCTGAGGCCCATGCGCTGATGGAAAACAGTGGCCATATCGGTAAAATTTTACTGCGAACGAAAGATAATTAG
- a CDS encoding DUF1192 domain-containing protein gives MDGEELEPLRKKSKPRDLTVMSIEDLEDYIQTLSQEIERTKKAIKAKQSARMGAESVFK, from the coding sequence ATGGATGGCGAAGAACTAGAACCGTTGCGCAAAAAGTCGAAACCTCGTGATCTGACGGTGATGTCGATTGAGGACTTGGAAGACTACATACAGACACTGTCGCAAGAGATTGAGCGCACCAAGAAAGCAATTAAGGCGAAACAGAGTGCGCGGATGGGTGCTGAATCAGTGTTTAAGTAA
- a CDS encoding adenylate/guanylate cyclase domain-containing protein → MAIEHFEVYYFQNGRWHVHARFETQEREIAIEEAKSVEANLGYPARVIRETFYPESNTTEEVVSYQGNRAKKITDSDSMFGASDPGGPPRKGKSATGPARGASRSESKERSSAGQLGRGAQRQQVIKKDDRTKKQKTRKKAKNAILVVLTGFILSLVTAVIGSLAITLILFQLVEAGLVPSGNRNALVFGTFILLFFGTAFMYLNKKFNLVQIFKKQPKKNRGPAPKTVPINQASKSKRVPADVSDLANADLEELTKRVRAQEEQEDGLAPSLGDDEGFETDKPDDTAKQEPEDKATGDKKSDKKKEDDKKKKDTQKKAKQDEEKKKADAKKKKPKSPADAAKPEFLKFLTNAVTSIQSEHAQLNTFSKFGMNLYMCGACTTICQAKGLTNDVMLGLLKDGLNLIGTNAARAQSFCDDIPAHSQNPRYAGMIQAGSKAMSNFMAGVAAANAGLSALLTEWNLPEKRPSVPNMFTFLFTDIVGSTAMTQQLGNAGAQKAVRAHNDAVRGAIQKFNGREVKHTGDGIMATFPDGPSAVAASIQMLQAIASHNKATPDIPVEIRIGVNTGEAVEEENDFFGQAVQMTARICDKAADGHAWVSEVVVQSCQGQRFGFLPRGEFEMKGIEKPKALFEIAWTDAHRDELADL, encoded by the coding sequence ATGGCGATTGAGCATTTCGAAGTCTATTATTTTCAGAATGGCCGATGGCATGTTCATGCAAGGTTTGAAACCCAAGAACGTGAAATTGCGATTGAGGAAGCGAAGTCTGTAGAGGCAAATCTTGGCTACCCAGCGCGGGTCATTCGCGAAACCTTCTATCCAGAATCAAACACCACAGAAGAAGTCGTCTCCTACCAAGGCAACCGCGCAAAAAAGATCACAGATTCAGACTCAATGTTTGGTGCTAGTGACCCTGGCGGTCCGCCTAGAAAAGGCAAAAGTGCGACCGGACCTGCCAGGGGTGCAAGCCGATCTGAAAGCAAAGAACGCTCTTCGGCAGGTCAATTAGGGCGTGGCGCTCAGCGCCAACAGGTGATCAAGAAAGATGACCGAACAAAAAAACAAAAAACGAGAAAAAAAGCTAAGAACGCAATATTGGTCGTGCTGACCGGATTCATTCTGAGCTTAGTAACTGCCGTTATTGGTTCTCTCGCCATTACACTGATTCTGTTTCAGTTGGTTGAGGCTGGTCTCGTACCATCCGGAAACCGGAATGCTCTTGTCTTCGGTACATTTATCTTATTGTTCTTCGGTACAGCATTTATGTATCTGAACAAAAAGTTCAATTTAGTTCAGATATTTAAGAAGCAACCGAAGAAAAATCGTGGCCCCGCCCCCAAAACGGTTCCGATCAATCAGGCGAGTAAAAGCAAAAGAGTCCCAGCAGATGTTTCAGATTTGGCCAACGCTGACCTTGAGGAGTTAACCAAGCGCGTAAGGGCTCAAGAAGAACAGGAAGATGGCCTCGCCCCGTCCCTTGGTGATGATGAGGGCTTCGAGACCGACAAACCTGATGACACTGCAAAACAGGAGCCTGAAGATAAGGCCACCGGGGACAAAAAATCGGACAAAAAAAAGGAAGACGACAAAAAGAAAAAAGACACTCAAAAGAAAGCAAAACAAGACGAAGAGAAAAAGAAAGCTGACGCAAAGAAGAAAAAACCGAAAAGCCCTGCCGATGCAGCAAAACCAGAATTTCTCAAGTTTTTAACAAATGCCGTAACCTCTATTCAAAGCGAACATGCTCAACTGAATACCTTCAGCAAGTTCGGTATGAACCTCTATATGTGTGGCGCTTGCACAACCATATGCCAGGCCAAAGGGCTCACCAACGACGTAATGTTGGGCCTCCTCAAGGATGGCCTTAACCTAATCGGCACCAATGCCGCGCGCGCGCAGTCTTTCTGTGACGATATTCCAGCACACAGTCAAAATCCGCGCTACGCAGGGATGATTCAGGCCGGCAGTAAAGCCATGAGTAACTTTATGGCTGGCGTAGCCGCAGCGAACGCAGGCTTAAGTGCGTTACTGACAGAATGGAATTTACCCGAAAAAAGACCATCCGTGCCCAACATGTTCACATTTCTATTCACCGACATTGTCGGCTCTACGGCCATGACTCAGCAATTAGGCAATGCTGGCGCCCAAAAGGCGGTGCGGGCACACAATGATGCTGTGCGCGGCGCAATCCAAAAATTCAATGGCCGAGAGGTGAAACACACGGGTGACGGCATTATGGCCACCTTCCCCGATGGTCCATCTGCGGTCGCAGCTTCGATACAGATGCTGCAAGCCATAGCCTCCCACAACAAAGCCACCCCGGATATTCCAGTTGAAATTAGAATAGGCGTGAACACCGGTGAAGCGGTTGAAGAAGAGAACGACTTTTTTGGCCAGGCAGTGCAAATGACCGCACGCATCTGTGATAAAGCCGCCGATGGCCATGCCTGGGTTTCAGAGGTTGTGGTGCAGTCTTGCCAAGGACAGCGTTTCGGCTTCCTGCCGCGCGGCGAGTTCGAAATGAAGGGTATCGAAAAACCGAAGGCGCTTTTCGAGATTGCCTGGACCGATGCCCATCGCGATGAACTGGCTGACCTTTAA
- the rpmE gene encoding 50S ribosomal protein L31 produces MKKNIHPDYHEITVIMTDGTEYVTRSTMGKKGDVIRLDVDPKTHPAWTGVHRLLDSGGQLAKFNKRFSNFGLKN; encoded by the coding sequence ATGAAAAAAAATATTCATCCTGATTATCACGAAATCACCGTGATCATGACCGACGGCACGGAATACGTCACCCGCAGCACGATGGGCAAAAAAGGCGATGTGATTCGTCTTGACGTTGACCCCAAGACCCACCCGGCTTGGACAGGGGTTCACCGCCTGCTCGATTCCGGCGGTCAATTGGCAAAGTTTAATAAGCGTTTCTCAAATTTTGGTTTGAAAAACTAA
- a CDS encoding peptidoglycan -binding protein, whose product MASPARRTRRTTDIWPGFVDALATLLIIIIFILMVFVLGQFFLGQALSGRDEALDRLTLQMNEIGEMLALERQENQELRLNVSQLSDQLQTANAELDGMAALRMENLELSGQIAVLTSEAETAAAQRERMQVALDAAAEAAAADQALLSKQRQEAALLQQSIRALEALRAELESEIERLGDSVVERERQVADERKLTIEARAQAALMTQQLEALREELGRLAAILDASDALSAEQKAQISDLGRRMNRALAGKVQELQQYRSEFFGRLRDILGTRPGIRVVGDRFVFQSEVLFSSGSADLGIEGQRQLDQLAKTLIDISRDIPEEVDWIMRVDGHTDDVPISTAEFRSNWELSSARALSVVRYLVTQGITPERLAAAGFGEYQPIDPGQTPDARSRNRRIELKVDQR is encoded by the coding sequence ATGGCCTCTCCCGCCCGCCGCACCCGCAGAACCACAGACATATGGCCTGGCTTCGTCGACGCCTTAGCGACCCTTTTGATCATCATCATTTTTATTCTGATGGTATTTGTCCTTGGACAGTTCTTTCTCGGTCAGGCCCTCTCTGGACGAGACGAAGCTCTGGACAGACTGACCCTCCAGATGAATGAGATTGGCGAAATGCTCGCGCTTGAGCGTCAAGAGAATCAGGAGTTACGCCTGAATGTTTCCCAACTTTCAGATCAATTACAAACTGCAAATGCTGAACTGGACGGCATGGCAGCCCTGCGTATGGAAAATCTGGAGCTTTCCGGCCAAATCGCTGTCTTAACATCAGAAGCAGAGACAGCCGCTGCACAGCGGGAACGCATGCAAGTCGCGTTAGACGCCGCAGCTGAAGCCGCAGCAGCAGATCAGGCGCTTCTCTCGAAGCAACGCCAAGAAGCGGCCCTGTTGCAACAGAGCATTCGGGCGCTTGAAGCCCTGCGGGCGGAGTTAGAAAGCGAAATCGAACGGCTTGGCGACAGCGTCGTTGAGCGGGAGCGGCAAGTTGCTGATGAGCGCAAGCTGACCATAGAAGCACGCGCTCAAGCCGCGCTTATGACCCAGCAGTTGGAAGCTTTGCGAGAAGAACTCGGTCGACTTGCTGCAATCCTTGATGCCTCCGATGCGTTATCAGCCGAACAAAAAGCACAGATCTCTGATCTCGGACGTCGAATGAACCGGGCTTTGGCAGGAAAAGTCCAAGAGTTACAGCAGTATCGTTCAGAGTTTTTCGGTCGTTTGCGAGACATATTGGGCACCCGCCCCGGCATCAGAGTTGTTGGCGACCGATTTGTATTCCAATCCGAAGTGCTTTTTTCCAGCGGCTCTGCTGACTTGGGCATCGAAGGTCAACGCCAGTTGGATCAATTGGCCAAGACCCTGATAGACATCTCACGGGATATTCCGGAAGAAGTTGACTGGATCATGCGTGTTGATGGCCATACGGATGATGTGCCGATCAGCACAGCTGAATTCCGCTCAAACTGGGAGTTATCCAGCGCAAGAGCGCTCTCTGTTGTCAGATACTTAGTGACCCAGGGGATCACTCCGGAACGGCTCGCTGCGGCGGGATTTGGCGAGTATCAGCCGATCGACCCTGGCCAGACGCCCGATGCGCGCAGTCGAAACCGGCGTATTGAGCTCAAAGTCGACCAAAGATAA
- a CDS encoding flagellar motor protein MotA has protein sequence MTDTTRFLTRMILFLVAGGVAGAFLYGTLIDAFLANPLLNGLILGVLLIGIMLNVRQVVMLKPEIEWLESFQGRAEKRLSAPTSNDDEPQSLSGTGPRLLSPMARMLSESNSRGGKFSLSAQAMRTLLDGIASRLEESRDLARYFVGLSIFLGLLGTFWGLLGTVASVGDVIRNLSITGDDISLVFNDLKAGLEAPLGGMGTAFSSSLFGLAGSLVLGFLDLQAGQAQNAFYNDLEEWLSGMTRLSSGTSVGDGEQGVSAYTEALLEQTAESLDELQRILGRSEESRIAANEHFATMNEKLSLLTEQMKAEQQVLLKVAGNQKDLAPLLEKIGSLGDIFNQPQNAGFDQDTKTHIRNIDHALGRLVTELMSGRDQMVKDIRSEIKLLSKTVAASSGRSENND, from the coding sequence ATGACAGACACGACACGTTTTCTTACACGCATGATCCTTTTTTTAGTCGCAGGCGGCGTCGCAGGTGCGTTCCTATATGGAACGCTTATCGATGCGTTCCTCGCAAATCCACTATTGAACGGTCTCATTCTCGGGGTCCTGCTCATCGGCATCATGCTAAATGTCCGGCAAGTCGTGATGCTGAAGCCCGAAATTGAGTGGCTTGAATCGTTTCAAGGCCGCGCGGAAAAGAGGCTAAGCGCGCCAACTTCAAATGATGATGAGCCTCAATCCCTCTCCGGCACTGGACCTAGGCTCCTGTCCCCTATGGCACGCATGTTGTCAGAGAGTAACAGCCGCGGCGGTAAATTCTCGCTCAGCGCTCAAGCTATGCGGACTCTCTTGGACGGGATCGCTTCCCGCCTTGAAGAATCAAGGGACCTCGCCCGCTACTTTGTTGGACTGTCTATCTTCTTGGGCCTTCTGGGTACGTTCTGGGGTCTTCTTGGCACGGTCGCCTCCGTGGGCGACGTTATCCGCAATCTGTCGATCACGGGCGACGACATCTCTCTCGTTTTCAATGATCTTAAGGCAGGCCTTGAAGCACCTTTGGGAGGGATGGGAACGGCATTTTCATCTTCTCTCTTTGGCTTGGCGGGTTCCCTTGTTCTGGGGTTCTTAGACCTCCAAGCGGGACAAGCACAAAACGCCTTCTACAATGACTTAGAAGAATGGCTGTCTGGCATGACACGGCTCTCTTCTGGCACCAGTGTTGGCGACGGTGAGCAAGGTGTCTCGGCTTACACGGAGGCCCTCCTCGAACAAACGGCCGAGAGCCTGGATGAACTTCAGCGCATATTAGGGCGCAGTGAAGAAAGCCGAATTGCGGCGAACGAACACTTTGCAACCATGAATGAGAAGCTTTCCTTGCTGACAGAACAGATGAAGGCAGAGCAGCAAGTCCTTCTAAAGGTTGCCGGAAATCAAAAAGATCTGGCACCACTTTTGGAAAAAATCGGATCACTCGGTGACATCTTTAACCAACCTCAAAATGCCGGGTTTGACCAAGATACCAAGACCCACATCCGCAATATCGATCACGCGCTTGGGCGCTTGGTGACTGAGTTGATGTCCGGCAGAGATCAGATGGTGAAAGACATCCGATCTGAAATCAAACTCCTTTCCAAGACTGTGGCAGCTTCAAGTGGCCGCTCAGAGAACAACGACTAA
- a CDS encoding OmpA family protein, which produces MGPAVESMPDPAPEPIIQPQADQVGSLPPEMTNAPITIAFSPEEKDLPLSAAASLASVTERMNSDGNLRVQLLGYASSADGSPSSVRRMSLSRALSVREFLMDAGIQSTRIEVRALGDQIESGEPNRVDVVLE; this is translated from the coding sequence ATGGGGCCTGCCGTTGAGTCCATGCCAGACCCGGCACCAGAACCTATTATTCAGCCGCAAGCAGACCAGGTGGGATCGCTTCCGCCCGAGATGACCAACGCGCCAATCACGATAGCTTTTAGCCCGGAAGAAAAAGACTTACCGCTCTCTGCCGCCGCTAGCTTGGCATCCGTCACCGAGCGAATGAATTCTGACGGTAATCTGCGTGTGCAATTGCTAGGATATGCGAGCAGTGCCGATGGCTCGCCCAGTAGTGTCCGCAGAATGTCATTGAGCCGGGCACTATCCGTCCGTGAGTTTCTCATGGACGCTGGCATTCAAAGCACCCGGATTGAAGTGAGAGCACTTGGCGACCAAATTGAGAGCGGTGAGCCAAACCGTGTCGATGTGGTCTTAGAGTAG
- a CDS encoding inositol monophosphatase family protein encodes MAVRTPILNVMVGAAEKASRMIKRDFGEVENLQVSRKGTSDFVSAADTRTEKTLQYELSKARPGFGFIMEESGEVKGEDPNRTWIIDPIDGTTNFIHGIPHFAISIALMEHGELVAGLVYNPIFEELFVAEKGQGATCNNRRLRVASRENLSDCVLATGIPHLGRGDHAKYMPQLTAAMAATAGIRRFGSASLDLAYVAAGRVDGFWETGLQPWDVAAGILLVREAGGFITEIDGKGDGLSGESVLATNPRLHRPLSHLLTGKKTERLRAR; translated from the coding sequence GTGGCGGTCCGGACCCCAATTTTGAATGTTATGGTTGGCGCTGCTGAAAAAGCATCGCGCATGATCAAACGAGACTTCGGTGAGGTCGAGAACCTGCAGGTGTCGCGCAAGGGCACCAGTGATTTTGTATCAGCGGCTGACACGAGAACCGAAAAAACGCTTCAATATGAGCTTTCTAAAGCGCGGCCTGGATTTGGCTTCATTATGGAAGAATCTGGTGAGGTTAAGGGTGAAGACCCCAACCGCACATGGATCATTGATCCTATTGATGGAACCACCAACTTCATCCATGGCATTCCACACTTCGCAATTTCGATTGCTTTGATGGAACACGGCGAATTGGTCGCTGGCTTGGTTTACAATCCCATTTTCGAAGAACTATTCGTCGCCGAGAAAGGTCAAGGAGCGACTTGCAATAACCGCAGACTTCGTGTTGCGTCGCGGGAAAACTTGTCGGACTGCGTCCTTGCGACAGGTATTCCGCATTTGGGGCGTGGCGATCATGCCAAATACATGCCCCAGTTGACGGCCGCGATGGCTGCAACAGCTGGAATCAGGCGTTTTGGGTCCGCTTCTCTTGATCTGGCATATGTCGCAGCCGGACGAGTCGACGGCTTTTGGGAAACAGGCCTTCAGCCTTGGGATGTGGCTGCCGGTATTCTTCTGGTGCGTGAAGCCGGCGGATTTATTACCGAAATCGACGGCAAAGGCGACGGTTTAAGCGGAGAGTCCGTATTAGCGACAAATCCGCGTCTGCATCGCCCGCTCAGCCATCTTTTGACGGGCAAAAAGACGGAACGGCTGCGCGCCCGTTAG
- the efp gene encoding elongation factor P, translating to MKIQANTMRPGMVIEHQDKQWTILKIELLQPGKGGAFIQVEMRDIASGNKSNDRWRTQDSVEKLEVREIDSQYLFKDGDQYTFMDTETFEQFVLTADDIGDAAPYLQDGMAVMADTIEGKPVSIKVPQNVTLEVVEADAVVKGQTATSSYKPGILENGVKVMIPPFVEAGTRIVVNTIDGTYVERAKD from the coding sequence ATGAAAATTCAAGCCAATACAATGCGCCCGGGGATGGTCATTGAACACCAAGACAAACAATGGACAATCCTCAAGATTGAACTGCTGCAACCGGGCAAGGGCGGTGCATTTATACAAGTCGAAATGCGTGATATCGCATCGGGTAACAAATCTAATGACCGATGGCGAACCCAGGATTCTGTTGAAAAACTAGAGGTCCGCGAAATTGATAGTCAGTATCTTTTCAAAGATGGCGATCAATACACCTTCATGGATACTGAGACCTTTGAACAGTTTGTGTTAACTGCTGATGATATCGGTGATGCGGCACCCTATTTGCAGGACGGCATGGCTGTTATGGCAGATACCATTGAAGGTAAGCCAGTCAGTATTAAAGTCCCACAAAACGTGACCCTTGAAGTTGTAGAAGCTGACGCCGTTGTAAAAGGGCAAACAGCGACATCCTCATATAAGCCCGGTATTCTTGAAAACGGCGTCAAAGTGATGATTCCGCCTTTCGTGGAAGCCGGAACGCGCATCGTCGTAAATACCATTGACGGCACTTACGTCGAACGCGCCAAAGACTGA
- the epmA gene encoding EF-P lysine aminoacylase EpmA has translation MPRPSWDKTRYAARKSNLYARARILKAIRTYFDDEGFLEVETPILQVSPGIDRHIRPIKASVAGAFTAPHMNRFLHTSPEFAMKKLLAAGERRIFQICHVFRDHEDGPLHHPEFTMLEWYRAGASYESLIEDVQALVLLAADASSAKQFKYQDVAVSIEKTWKKLSIAEAFSVYAGIDLLAQVEGDAAEKTRSFLSAARQSGVRCEDTDSWDDIFHRVMLEKVEPALKKGPPIFLYDYPAPVGALARHKPLDPRVCERVEAYACGVELANGFSELTDAEEQRQRFERDRSVFETQYGTQLPIDEDFLMALASVPPSAGMALGIDRLAMLLTGAGQVKDVMWSEVDLVRD, from the coding sequence ATGCCGAGACCCAGCTGGGATAAGACACGTTACGCCGCGCGCAAGAGCAATTTGTACGCCCGTGCACGAATTCTAAAGGCTATCCGGACTTACTTTGATGACGAGGGATTTCTTGAGGTTGAGACGCCAATCCTGCAAGTTTCCCCTGGTATAGACCGCCATATTAGGCCGATAAAAGCATCTGTCGCCGGGGCGTTTACTGCGCCACATATGAACCGTTTTCTTCATACATCACCTGAGTTTGCCATGAAAAAACTTTTGGCTGCGGGCGAACGGCGTATTTTTCAAATTTGCCATGTATTTCGTGATCATGAGGATGGGCCTCTCCACCATCCAGAGTTCACGATGTTGGAATGGTACAGGGCAGGAGCGAGCTATGAGAGTCTCATAGAAGACGTGCAGGCTTTGGTGTTATTGGCGGCCGATGCCTCAAGCGCAAAGCAGTTTAAGTACCAAGATGTAGCGGTTTCCATCGAAAAAACATGGAAAAAGTTGTCTATTGCAGAGGCTTTTTCCGTTTACGCTGGCATCGATTTACTGGCTCAGGTGGAAGGTGATGCTGCTGAAAAAACGCGATCCTTTTTATCTGCAGCCCGTCAATCGGGTGTGAGATGCGAGGACACTGACTCTTGGGATGATATCTTTCATCGGGTGATGTTGGAAAAAGTCGAGCCAGCCTTAAAAAAGGGGCCGCCGATCTTTTTGTATGACTACCCAGCGCCGGTGGGGGCATTAGCGCGTCATAAACCGCTAGATCCAAGGGTCTGTGAGCGTGTTGAAGCTTATGCTTGCGGTGTGGAATTGGCGAATGGGTTTTCAGAATTGACAGATGCTGAAGAACAACGCCAGCGCTTCGAGCGGGACCGGAGCGTTTTTGAGACTCAATACGGGACGCAATTGCCAATTGATGAGGATTTTTTGATGGCCTTGGCGAGCGTTCCGCCTTCAGCAGGTATGGCTCTTGGCATCGATCGGCTGGCTATGCTTCTCACTGGTGCCGGTCAGGTCAAAGACGTGATGTGGTCCGAGGTTGACCTGGTTCGCGATTAA